A stretch of Perognathus longimembris pacificus isolate PPM17 chromosome 1, ASM2315922v1, whole genome shotgun sequence DNA encodes these proteins:
- the B3galt9 gene encoding beta-1,3-galactosyltransferase 9, which translates to MAPAGRERQTNPGAAGQQKRGHPGAPSRRDRPRLGHRPGPTAAALPVRSHTGERLPVLYVISARSSRPRRQAELAALPAPAHRKKRESYWVVGSRMRSNKFRHLDLIILKALKLLIDNMQVTFCRLRTHQWCFILFNVILFHALLFGADFVEEYFLQSLPHVNMKVLEIKDKARKLNMEPLRNHPSKYYVLSQSEVCKGKNVFLLSLIFSSPGNAPRRDLIRKTWGNVSSVQGHSVLTLFALGMPVLVTTQKEIDKESHKNNDIIEGIFLDSLENQTLKLIIMTQWAVTFCPNALFILKVDDEMFVNLPSLVEYLLNLKEHLEDVYVGRVIHQDAPNRDPQSEEFVPLSEYPEKYYPDYCSGEAFIISQDVARMMYVVFKEIPIMVPADVFIGICAKSLGLKPIHSSRFSGKRHIRYNRCCYKFIFTSSQTEETEMLLAWKEISDGKKCSLFETYYGLISCKLLTYLDSFKRFHIGTIENNVMYFGD; encoded by the exons ATGGCGCCTgcagggagagaaagacaaacaaacccGGGCGCGGCGGGTCAGCAGAAGCGCGGGCACCCGGGAGCCCCCTCCCGCCGCGACCGGCCCCGCCTCGGACACAGACCTGGACCTACGGCCGCTGCTCTCCCGGTCCGCAGCCACACAGGGGAGCGGCTTCCGGTACTTTACGTCATCTCCGCGCGCTCCTCCCGTCCGCGGCGCCAGGCGGAACTGGCTGCACTTCCGGCTCCCGCccacaggaagaagagggaaagttACTGGGTTGTGGGTTCCCGCATGCGCA GCAACAA ATTTCGACATCTGGACTTAATAATTTTGAAAGCCCTGAAATTGCTCATAGACAACATGCAG GTGACATTCTGCAGACTCCGAACTCACCAGTGGTGTTTTATTCTGTTTAATGTCATCCTATTTCATGCTTTGCTTTTTGGGGCTGACTTTGTGGAAGAATACTTTCTGCAGTCTTTGCCTCATGTCAATATGAAAGTTCTTGAAATTAAGGACAAGGCAAGAAAGTTGAACATGGAACCCCTAAGAAATCATCCTTCCAAATATTATGTCCTGAGCCAGTCAGAGGTGTGTAAAGGGAAGAacgttttcttgctttctctgatCTTCAGTAGCCCAGGAAATGCCCCAAGACGAGACCTCATCAGGAAAACCTGGGGAAATGTGAGTAGTGTCCAAGGGCACTCAGTGCTCACACTGTTTGCTTTAGGAATGCCTGTTTTGGTAACTACACAGAAAGAAATAGACAAAGAATCACATAAGAATAATGACATCATTGAAGGAATCTTCTTGGACAGTctggagaatcaaaccctgaAGCTCATCATAATGACCCAGTGGGCTGTGACTTTCTGCCCTAATGCTCTGTTCATTCTGAAGGTTGATGACGAGATGTTTGTCAATCTACCAAGCTTGGTAGAGTATCTTCTGAATTTGAAAGAACACCTTGAAGATGTCTATGTAGGAAGAGTTATCCATCAGGATGCACCCAACAGAGACCCTCAGAGCGAAGAATTTGTTCCTCTTAGTGAGTATCCAGAAAAATACTACCCAGATTACTGTAGTGGTGAGGCATTTATAATTTCTCAAGATGTGGCCCGGATGATGTATGTTGTTTTCAAAGAAATACCCATTATGGTGCCTGCCGATGTGTTTATAGGTATTTGTGCAAAATCTCTTGGCCTTAAACCTATCCATAGTTCCAGGTTTTCTGGGAAAAGACACATCAGGTATAACAGATGTTGCTATAAGTTCATTTTTACATCTTCACAAACTGAGGAGACTGAAATGCTCCTAGCATGGAAGGAAATCAGTGATGGGAAAAAATGTTCACTGTTTGAGACTTACTATGGGCTCATTTCCTGCAAACTTCTGACATACCTTGACAGTTTTAAACGTTTTCACATTGGGACCATAGAAAACAATGTTATGTATTTTGGTGATTAG